The following proteins are encoded in a genomic region of Brachypodium distachyon strain Bd21 chromosome 1, Brachypodium_distachyon_v3.0, whole genome shotgun sequence:
- the LOC100831819 gene encoding probable LL-diaminopimelate aminotransferase, chloroplastic: MNPVACLRLPASAATPPSPSRCRAASQPPRSVSRLPPRASSSTAAYTTKVYRNANIAKLQAGYLFPEIARRRAAHLLKHPDAKIISLGIGDTTEPIPEVITNAMAERAHALSTVDGYSGYGAEQGEKKLREAIAATYYGDHGIEETDIFVSDGAKCDISRLQVLFGSNVKIAVQDPSYPAYVDSSVIMGQTGLYQQDVQKYGNIEYMRCSPENGFFPDLSSVPQTDIIFFCSPNNPTGAAASRDQLTQLVKFAKDNGSIIVYDSAYAMYISDDSPKSIFEIPGAKEVAIETGSFSKYAGFTGVRLGWTVVPKELLFSDGHPVAKDFNRIVCTSFNGASTLSQAGGLGCLSPEGLKAMQDVVGFYKENTDIIVDTFTSLGFNVYGAKNAPYVWVHFPGRNSWDVFAEILEKAHVVTTPGSGFGPGGEGFVRISAFGHRENIIEAARRLKQLYK, translated from the exons ATGAACCCCGTCGCTTGTCTTCGTCTTCcagcgagcgccgccactcctccctccccatcccgctgccgagcagcgtcccagccccctcgctccgtctctcgtcttcctcctcgtgcgagctcctccaccgcag CTTACACAACGAAGGTTTATCGGAATGCGAACATAGCGAAGCTCCAAGCAGGCTATCTGTTTCCAGAG ATTGCCAGGAGAAGAGCAGCTCATCTGCTGAAGCACCCTGATGCTAAAATTATAAGCCTGGGCATTGGTGACACTACCGAGCCCATTCCGGAGGTCATAACAAATGCCATGGCAGAG AGAGCACATGCTTTATCTACGGTTGATGGCTACAGTGGTTATGGAGCTGAACAAGGTGAAAAG AAACTAAGGGAAGCAATTGCTGCAACCTACTATGGGGATCATGGTATTGAAGAAACAGATATATTTGTCTCTGATGGTGCAAAATGTGACATTTCACGTCTCCAG GTTCTTTTTGGATCTAATGTGAAGATTGCAGTCCAAGATCCATCATATCCC GCATATGTTGATTCAAGTGTTATCATGGGGCAGACTGGCTTATATCAGCAGGATGTTCAGAAGTATGGAAATATTGAGTACATGAGATGCAGTCCTGAAAATGGATTCTTCCCTGATCTGTCAAGTGTCCCACAGACAGATATAATATTCTTTTGTTCACCCAACAATCCTACTGGTGCTGCTGCATCTAGGGACCAGCTAACACAATTAGTTAAATTTGCAAAGGACAATGGGTCCATAATAGTCTATGATTCTGCTTACGCCATGTACATATCAGATGACAGCCCAAAATCCATATTTGAAATTCCTGGAGCAAAGGAG GTTGCCATTGAGACAGGATCTTTTTCTAAATATGCTGGATTCACTGGTGTCCGTCTGGGTTGGACAGTGGTCCCTAAGGAGCTACTTTTTTCTGATGGTCACCCAGTTGCTAAAGATTTCAACCGCATAGTCTGTACCTCGTTCAATGGCGCATCAACCCTTTCTCAAGCCGGTGGTTTAGGCTGCCTCTCTCCAGAGGGTCTAAAG GCTATGCAAGATGTTGTCGGATTCTACAAAGAGAATACTGATATCATCGTCGACACATTTACATCGCTTGGATTCAACGTCTATGGTGCCAAGAATGCTCCTTATGTGTGGGTGCACTTCCCTGGCCGTAATTCTTGGGATGTCTTTGCCGAGATACTTGAGAAGGCACATGTGGTTACCACTCCTGGCAGTGGATTTGGACCTGGCGGCGAAGGCTTTGTGAGGATTAGCGCATTTGGTCACAGGGAAAACATAATTGAAGCTGCGAGAAGATTGAAGCAGCTATACAAGTGA